In the Topomyia yanbarensis strain Yona2022 chromosome 3, ASM3024719v1, whole genome shotgun sequence genome, one interval contains:
- the LOC131692052 gene encoding uncharacterized protein LOC131692052, with product MNNTVKKRKVARSEEVINNCLHAIRNGMAIKTACRRYDIPRSTIKFRLSKRYKHQTRPGAAPVLDQADELELVGWMNKMARKGYPVTKYRIMNRVSLYLEEHPEKNRFKTGKPSDRWYSCFIDRYRSELSIQKSKSGTRASANVTKSDIRKWFNEVLGILHEEEIADILTDPRRILNGDEACFYLHPTIDKVIARRCKRNVHKIEQGSAKENITVMLTCSADDLMFPPMVVLPYKKIPMKVTKEVPAEWGLSKTDSGWIHKECFMKYIKRILHPQLVKADLLPVVYFVDGHTSNTPWEIAEECSKLGIILVCMYANCTKVCQPLEAAVFKSLEMAWLNVMNGWKFSNPKLHVKTEHFLSLLKNAMESVDDRIVRDGFEACGLFPFDINSVDFSECLADNYFDADQNDSPETEDYYEMDDTTISHSKTFPVSHADAKEVLDMMGLSRRIRYRNENDMDFISEEDQILAKVYSMLKTLDAENEMIGGHFLDDQAMVEEAIYESDVEEKLKIEFVPMDASYEA from the exons ATGAACAACACAGTAAAAAAGCGCAAAGTGGCGCGCTCAGAGGAGGTGATAAACAATTGTTTACATGCAATCAGAAATGGTATGGCAATCAAAACAGCTTGCCGACGGTATGACATTCCAAGATCCACTATCAAATTCCGTTTGAGCAAACGCTATAAACATCAAACAAGACCGGGAGCTGCACCGGTACTAGACCAAGCGgacgagcttgagcttgtgggatggatgaacaaaatggcCCGTAAAGGATACCCTGTTACCAAATACCGAATCATGAACCGGGTATCTCTTTACCTCGAAGAGCATCCGGAAAAGAATCGATTCAAGACAGGGAAGCCAA gTGATCGATGGTATAGTTGCTTTATTGACCGTTACCGCTCTGAACTGTCTATTCAAAAGTCAAAGAGTGGCACGAGAGCTAGTGCGAACGTAACCAAGTCCGACATAAGAAAATGGTTTAACGAGGTTTTAGGAATTCTTCATGAAGAGGAGATAGCTGACATTCTTACGGATCCAAGAAGAATTCTCAACGGCGATGAAGCATGTTTCTACTTGCATCCCACCATCGACAAAGTGATTGCTAGGCGATGTAAGCGGAACGTACATAAAATTGAGCAGGGGTCAGCAAAGGAAAATATTACTGTGATGCTCACTTGCTCTGCCGATGATTTAATGTTTCCTCCTATGGTAGTATTGCCATATAAAAAAATTCCTATGAAGGTTACAAAAGAAGTTCCCGCTGAATGGGGATTGAGCAAGACAGACAGTGGATGGATTCATAAGGAATGCTTCATGAAATACATCAAACGCATCTTGCATCCTCAGCTTGTAAAAGCAGACTTGCTTCCggttgtttattttgttgatgGGCACACTTCGAACACACCATGGGAAATAGCAGAAGAATGCAGTAAACTTGGTATTATCCTCGTTTGTATGTATGCAAATTGCACAAAGGTTTGCCAGCCTTTGGAAGCTGCAGTTTTCAAGTCGCTGGAAATGGCATGGCTGAATGTTATGAATGGCTGGAAATTCAGCAACCCAAAACTACACGTCAAAACGGAACATTTTTTAAGTCTTCTGAAAAACGCGATGGAATCGGTCGATGACCGCATTGTACGGGATGGGTTTGAAGCATGCGGCTTGTTTCCTTTCGATATAAATAGCGTGGATTTTTCCGAATGCCTCGCTGACAACTATTTCGATGCGGATCAGAACGATTCGCCGGAAACCGAAGACTACTATGAGATGGATGATACCACAATAAGTCATTCAAAAACATTCCCAGTAAGTCATGCCGATGCAAAGGAAGTACTTGACATGATGGGTCTTTCCCGACGAATCCGATACCGGAATGAAAATGACATGGACTTCATCTCGGAGGAAGATCAGATTTTGGCAAAAGTTTATAGTATGCTGAAAACGCTGGATGCCGAAAATGAAATGATTGGAGGGCATTTTCTTGACGATCAGGCTATGGTCGAAGAAGCGATTTATGAAAGTGATGTTGAAGAAAAGTTGAAGATCGAGTTTGTTCCAATGGACGCGTCATACGAAGCTTAG